One genomic segment of Syngnathus typhle isolate RoL2023-S1 ecotype Sweden linkage group LG8, RoL_Styp_1.0, whole genome shotgun sequence includes these proteins:
- the LOC133158522 gene encoding galactose-specific lectin nattectin-like yields the protein MHFALGVLLLCGGISGSWAASVKIGGDCPAGWTQLDTRCFIFQNERLNFRLAETVCNILGGNLVSIHSQLENEVVRHVILAGAGSFARTWIGLYDRIEDGDYLWTDGSEVDFFDWANNRPTMNPDQDCVEINFPNNDQWNDRRCGGRLPFVCAKDLNPF from the exons ATGCACTTTGCCCTTGGCGTGTTGCTCTTGTGCGGCGGCATCAGTGGAAGT TGGGCCGCTTCCGTCAAAATAG GAGGTGATTGCCCTGCCGGCTGGACTCAGTTGGACACCCGCTGTTTCATCTTCCAAAACGAGCGATTAAATTTCCGTCTTGCGGAG ACTGTCTGCAACATTCTCGGCGGAAACTTGGTTTCCATCCACAGTCAACTTGAAAATGAAGTAGTCCGCCACGTGATTCTGGCGGGGGCTGGCTCTTTTGCGCGGACTTGGATTGGACTGTATGACCGGATCGAG GATGGAGATTATTTATGGACGGACGGCTCAGAGGTTGATTTCTTCGACTGGGCGAATAACAGGCCAACCATGAACCCAGATCAAGACTGTGTCGAGATCAACTTCCCAA ATAACGATCAGTGGAATGATCGTCGCTGTGGTGGTCGACTACCCTTCGTGTGCGCAAAAGATCTGAATCCCTTTTAA